A stretch of DNA from Pontiella agarivorans:
GCTGGGAAGAGTTCCAGATGCTGGTTCCGGCCGTCATGGTACCGGAATAAATACGCAGATAGGTCAGTTTGCCCATGTGCTTATCGGACATAATTTTGAAGGCCAGAGCAGAGAACACTTCGTTGTCATCCACTTTGCGCTGATTGTCCGGATTCTTGGTGCAGATGATCGGCGGAATTTCGTTCGGGGCCGGCAGGATTTTGATGACGCCGTCAAGCACCTGCTGAACGCCTTTGTTTTTGAAGGCGGATCCGCAGTAGACCGGCACCACCTGCCGGGCACAGGTGGCCTTGCGGAGGATGCCCCAGATTTCGTCTTCGGAGAGGTCGCCTTCTTCGAAATATTTTTCGAGCAGCTCTTCGTCCATTTCAGCACATTTTTCAACGAGGTTGTTGCGCCATTCTTTTGCGTTTTCGAGCAGGTCGTCCGGAATATCGATTTCGTCCCACTCAGCACCCTTGGCATCGTCGTTGAAAATCAGGGCTTTCATCGTGATGAGGTCGATGACGCCTTTAAAGTCGTCGGAAGCACCGATCGGAATAACCACCGGAACAGCGTTGGCTCCCAGCATATTCTGGATGCCGTCAACCACAGCGTAGAAATCGGCGCCGATACGGTCCATTTTGTTTACGAAAGCGATTTTCGGCACTTCGTAGCGTTCGGACTGGTGCCAAACGGTTTCGGACTGTGGCTGAACGCCGCCGACTGCGCAGTAGAGGGCAATCGCGCCGTCAAGTACGCGCAGGGCGCGTTCCACTTCCATCGTGAAGTCCACGTGGCCGGGGGTGTCGATGATGGAAATCATGTGGTCCTTCCACATGCAGGTGGTCGCCGCCGAAGTGATGGTGATGCCGCGTTCCTGTTCCTGTTCCATCCAGTCCATGGTTGCGGCACCGTCGTGTACCTCACCGATTTTATGGGAACGGCCTGTGTAATACAGAATACGTTCGGATACGGTTGTTTTACCGGCGTCAATATGCGCCATAATGCCGATGTTACGGACTTTACTTAATGGAACTGTTCTAGCCATTGCTCTTCCTCGTTAATAATTACCTGAAAAAAACGCGCCGCATTCGGCACCTGATCAGAAAGTCAAAAATTGTTCTAACCTATAAAGGCGCGCAAATATGCCCATTGGCTTTCATACCTTCAAGGTATAATTCGTTAAAAGTTGGTAATTCGGGGCATACGCATTTTCGCGGAATATTTCTCGAGACCGCCGGTTGGTTCCGCTTTACTGCCGCGCATTATGTTTATTGATTCCCATGTCCATTTTGACCGTTTCGAAAAAGACGGCACGCTTGACGAGGTTTTGGCCGCGGCAAAAGAGGCCGGTGTTCTGGAAATGATCGCCATCGGCGGATCGGCCGAGGCGAATGAACGTTCGGCCCGCCTCGCCGGTGAATATGCCGGACAAATTTTCGGCTGCGCGGGCTATGACCGCGACGAAGCTGAAAAGGATCTCGATTTTGATGCGCTGCGTGAGCTGCTCGGGCATCCGCCGGTGAAGGCCGTCGGCGAAACCGGGCTGGATTATTATTATACTGCGGACACGGCCGAGGCGCAGAAAAAACTGTTTAACGAAAACCTGGCGCTGGCGGTCGAATTTGAAAAGCCGGTGGTGGTGCATTCGCGCGATGCCGACGAAGACACGATTGATCTGTTGCGCGATTTTTCCAATGCCTGGAAGGGCGATGAGCTGCGCCGCGGTGTGCTGCACTGTTTTACGCGCGATGAAAAATTTGCCCGTGCAGTGCTCGATTTGGGGTTTTATGTGAGTTTCAGCGGGATCATGACCTTTAATAATGCCGGTCCGCTGCGCGAGGTGGTGCAGCATGTGCCCGATGATCGACTGCTGATCGAAACGGATTCGCCGTATCTGGCGCCGGTGCCGATGCGCGGTAACCGGTGTGAGCCGGCTTTTGTGGTTCATACGGCTGAAAAACTTGCGGAACTCAAGGGGTATTCGTTAGGCTCCGTGGCAGAATTAACCGCAAAAAATGCGCGTACCCTGTTTGCGCTCTAATGACTTCTAAGGGGTGAAGATGAAAATTTTAATGATGATTCTGGCAGTTGCCGCAAGCACCGCATTTGCACAGTCGAATGTCTATCGGCGGGTCAAGGTGACGGGAGATCGGGTGAGTCTGCGGGCACAGCCCGGGCTTGAAGGCGAACTGCTCGATCGCGCAATGCGTGGCGAGGAGATGCCTTATATCGACCACACCAACGGCTGGTATGCCGTCCAGGCTCCGAGTAATTTGAATTTCTGGGTTTTCGGGAACTATGTGGATAACGGAAAAGTGCTTCCCAAAAAACTGAATGTGCGTTCGGGGCCGAGCCAGAACTATAATGTGGTGACGATTGTGCTGCGCGATGAGCTCGTTGATGTGCGCGGAGAATTTAACGGCTGGTTGAAAATTGCTCCGCCGAAAGGTACGCGGGTTTGGATCAGTTCCGATTATTCCGAAATTCTTCAGCCGGCGAGGCCGGAAACTGCAGCGGCCCCCGAAGAGGAGCCCCAGCCGGAACCGGTGGTTGAAGAGGAGCTGAAAGAGGAGGCGGGTGCGGATCAGTCGGCGTCTGAGGCTCCCGCTTTTTTGATGTCGTTGGATAAATCGCGTAAACAGGGTGTAAATGACGAATATCCGGGCATAATCCGCCGCGCCAATCCGGGGCTTTATAAGCTGGTGCTTAAGACCGATACGTTTGAAGAGACCATTTGTCTGATTCGGGGGGAGATTAATCAGATGGAGAAGTTCCTGAACTATCCGGTGCTGCTCAAAGGGCGCATTTACTGGGTGAAAGGCGTGGACGTTCCGGTTATGATTCCAACCCATATCATTCCGAATCCCATTCTTTCCGAATAAAGGTAGATGACCGGCTGGCTGGATATGCTGTATCCCCGCAACTGTATCGGCTGCGGGGTTTCTGCTCCTGAAACCTTTCGGTTTATCTGCTGGGACTGTTGGTCCGACGCCTCCATGGTTGAGCCGCCCTTCTGTGCGCTCTGCGGGGATCCTGTTGCAGGCTCTGTGGAGCACGATTTTATCTGCTATGCCTGCTCCGCGGAAAAACCCGCTTTCGATGCTGCACGTTCGGCCGTGCGTTATGAAGGGGTGGCCGGCGAGGCGCTGCGTCAGCTCAAATATGAACATGCACTTCATCTTGTTCCGGATTTGGCGCAGATTCTGTTTAACTGCCTGCAGGCTGAATTTCCGGGACTGGAAGTGGACCGCATTGTTCCGGTTCCGCTGTTTCATGTTCGCCGCCGCGAGCGGGGCTATAATCAGTCGGGCGAGCTGGCCCGGGCTCTCGGATCGCTGCTTCGCGTGAAATCATCGGCGGGAATACTGCGTCGAATTCGGCCTACGGCTACGCAAACAAATTTGACAGCTCCCCAGCGGCTTAGTAACGTCAGAAACGCTTTTGAGACTAGGAGAGAGCAACAGCTGGCGGGAAAACGCATTCTGCTGGTTGACGATGTAATGACCACGGGGGCGACTGTAAATGCATGCGCAAAAGCCCTGAAAAAGGGTGGGGCGGCGTCAGTACATGTTCTGACGGTGGCGCGCGGATAACGAGAGGATCTGATAATGGCTTTGTTTGGCGGAAGTAAAAAAAATTATTCGACCATCACAGTGAAAAAACGTGATGTGCCGGACGGGCTATGGATGAAATGTCCTTCGTGCGGAGAAATCGTTTACAAGGAAGAGGTCACCGCAAATTTGGAAGTCTGCATTAAATGCGGGCACCATTTTACGCTGCCGCGTCAGGCGCGTATTGAACTGTTGTCAGACGAAGGTACGTTTACAGAATGGGCCGGCGGCATTAAATCGGTCGATACCCTCGGGTTTACCGGGAAGCTGTCCTATATCGATAAACTGGAAGCCAATCAGAAAAAGTCGGGTTGGGACGATGCCGTCACGGTAGGCGGCTGCACCCTTGACGGCCGGGAAATCGGGCTGGGTGTGATGGATTTTTCTTTTCTCGGCGCATCGATGGGCAGTGTGGTCGGCGAACGGATCACCTATCTCATTGAGCGCTGCACGAAAGAAGAACGTCCGGTGCTGCTGGTCTGCGCCTCCGGCGGTGCCCGCATGTATGAAGGTCTGCTGAGCCTGATGCAGATGGCGAAAACTTCCGCCGCACTCGCACGCCATGCAAAAGCCAAATTGCCGTTTATTCCGATTCTCACACACCCGACCATGGCTGGGGTGATGGCTTCATTTGCCACACTGGGGGATCTGATTGTGGCGGAGCCGGAAGCATTGATCGGGTTTGCCGGTCCGCGCGTCATCAAAGAAACCATTCAGCAGGATTTGCCGGAAGGGTTTCAGCGTTCTGAATTTCTGCAGGATCACGGCCTGATCGATAAAGTTATTCCCCGTTCGGAAATGCGCGAGCAGATGAGTCTGATTCTTGACTATCTTTGCGACGATTAAAATTGTACGGGCAGCGAATATAAGCAAAACAGTGAATCAGCGGATGACCGATCCGTTGTTTTTCCTGTCATTGCGGGCTGAGTATTTTTGACGTGAGCGAACCCTATAAAAAGCTCTTCTTAAGGACTGCCGCCGGCATTAAGCCCGGTCTTGAAGTGATTTCCGCCCTGCTTGAAGCATTGGATAATCCGCATCAGAAACTGGCGGTCATTCATGTGGCCGGTACCAACGGAAAAGGTTCCGTCTGTGCCATGATTGAATCCGTGTTGCGTGCATCGGGGTTTAAAACCGGGCTTTACACCTCTCCGCATCTGATCCGTTTTTCAGAGCGTTTTCGCATTAACGGGGAGGAAATTTCTGAAGAAAAACTCAACGACTATATTCGGGCGTTGGAAAAAACAGCGGATAAGGTGGAGGCGTCTACCGGTCTGCGCGGGGCCACATTTTTTGAGATTTCCACGGCTTTGGCTTTTCAGTATTTCGCTGCCGAAAAGGTCGATATCGCCATCATTGAAACCGGCATGGGCGGACGCTGGGACGCCACGAATGTGGTTATTCCGTTGCTTTCTGTGATTACGCATATCGATATTGACCACACCAATTTTCTGGGGAATACCCTGGAAAAAATCGCCGCCGAAAAAGCGGGCATCATCAAGCCGGGGCGTCCGGTGGTTTCTGCGCCGCAGAGCGATGCGGCGATGGGCGAGCTGGAAAAGACCGGTGTTCCGATCATTGCAAGTGCTGAGGCTGTTTCGGTTAACCGAATCGGCGCTCCGCAGAAACTGAAGATTGAGACACATTCGCAGAATCTGCCGCCGATTAATCTTCCGTTACTGGGGGGGTGTCAGCGTGAAAATGTGGGGGTGGCAGTGGCGGCTCTGGAAGTTTTTTCGGATATCGTTGGTGTCGAACTGGCATTTAAGAAGGGGTTGGAAACCGTCGAATGGGGGGCGCGTTTCCAGACGTTGGAAACGGAACCGCTGATCATTCTCGACGGTGCGCATAATCCGTCGGCCGGCCGCGCATTGGCAGATACGCTCAAGGAACTTTATCCGACAAGGCAGATCGGCTTTATCGTTGGTTTTTTGGACGACAAAGAATCTGTGGAATTTCTGCGCGAACTCAAACCGCTGGTTTCCAAGGCCTGGACGGTGGGTATTGATGCCCCGCGGGGGACTTCCGCTGAGCAGGCGGCGCTGCAGTGCAAAGTGGCCGGGATCGATGCTGAAGCCCGCCCTGTGGCCGAGGCCTGGTCTTCCGCGAAAAGGTGGGCGTCTGAAGCGAACCGTCTCGTTATTGTGACCGGTTCGCTCTATCTGAAAAGCATGCTTGAGATGAAGGTATAAAAAAAGGCGGAAGGATACGCCTTCCGCCTCTTTCTGTGTATATTCGCAGATTAGATCTGGAAAATACGGCGCAATCCAAAGGCCGCGATCAGGGTCAGGGCGGACAGTGTGATTGAGGAGGGTTCCGGAATGCTGACCTGGACCGGGGAGAAGCCGGTGTCGGCAAGAACTTCACTGGGGTCCCTGAATTCAAACATAAACAATGCGTTTCCAGTGCTGGCTTGTTTGCCTATTTCAAACTGATGGGAAGCGGTGCCGGTGGTCATAAACTGAGCTGCTGTTTCCGGATTATCAAATTCCGAGTTTTCACCGTTGTCCTTGATTGTGAGCATACCTGTGGTTTCATTCAGGCCTGTATGTATTATGCCGAATGAAAGTGAAATTCCTTACATTCACCCCGCGAAGTGGATAGGTGCAGAGGGCGGTATAACGGCGATACGAAGATGGCGCTTTGGGAGAGGGCACAAAAAAACCGCCTGGCAATGGGCGGTTCTTCAGGCTCAGATTGAGTCGTTCGGCTTAGTGACCTTCGTCAACAATATTGCCGGATTCAACCTGTTCGATGATTTTTGCATAGTCATCGTTCAGCGGGCAGCCGCATTTGTGGCCTTCTTCGACGGTGGCGTGAAGACGTGCCTGTTCGATGTGCCACGTAGCGACTTTCAGATGCTGATCAACATTCATGGTATTTCTCCTTAATTTCTTGGTTAGATCTCAATTAGTACTAATGCGGTCTAGAATAGCGTCCGGAATCCTGCAGGCAACTCCGAAATGTGAGAAATCGCAACACCTAATGCGCCGATGGTGCTTATAGAACAGGCTTATAAAGAATGACTGATTACGTTTTAGTTTGACTTGCCCCCGTTTCAACCCCTACACACTCCGAGCTATGTTATACGACGTTCCAGTAAATCTAGGCGATCGCTCCTACACCATCCATATCGGAGCGGGAATTTTGGACTCGATCGGCGCATGCTGTGCCGATGCGGGGCTCAAAGGTAAATGTTTAATCATCACCGATGAAAATGTCGGCGGGCACTATGCCGAAACGGTTTTCCAATCGTTGGAAAAATCGGGTTTTGCTCCGTCGGTGGTGACGCTTCCACCCGGTGAGCAGACCAAGTGCGGCGACCAGGTTTTTGCGTTATACAGCGAATGCATCAAGGCGGGGCTCGACCGGAAATCGTTTATTGTTGCGCTTGGCGGCGGGGTGATGGGCGATCTTGCGGGGTTCGTGGCGGCTTCGTTTCTGCGCGGCATTCCATTTGTGCAGGTGCCGACATCGCTGCTCGCGATGGTTGACAGCTCGGTCGGCGGAAAAACCGGCATCAATATTCCGGAGGGTAAAAACCTCGTTGGCGCATTCTATCAGCCTGAACTGGTGATGGCCGATCTGGATACCCTTAAAACGCTGCCGCCGCGTGAATATGCCGCCGGATTGGCGGAAATCGTGAAATACGGAATCATTTACGATGCGCCGTTTTTCCAGACGCTGGAAGAGCATGTGGAAAAACTTCCAGATGTTGGAAACGCGGAACTGCTGGCGAAAATGGTCGGTCGTTCATGCGAGGTGAAGGCCGAGGTGGTTGCGCAGGATGAGCGC
This window harbors:
- the accD gene encoding acetyl-CoA carboxylase, carboxyltransferase subunit beta encodes the protein MALFGGSKKNYSTITVKKRDVPDGLWMKCPSCGEIVYKEEVTANLEVCIKCGHHFTLPRQARIELLSDEGTFTEWAGGIKSVDTLGFTGKLSYIDKLEANQKKSGWDDAVTVGGCTLDGREIGLGVMDFSFLGASMGSVVGERITYLIERCTKEERPVLLVCASGGARMYEGLLSLMQMAKTSAALARHAKAKLPFIPILTHPTMAGVMASFATLGDLIVAEPEALIGFAGPRVIKETIQQDLPEGFQRSEFLQDHGLIDKVIPRSEMREQMSLILDYLCDD
- a CDS encoding SH3 domain-containing protein, giving the protein MKILMMILAVAASTAFAQSNVYRRVKVTGDRVSLRAQPGLEGELLDRAMRGEEMPYIDHTNGWYAVQAPSNLNFWVFGNYVDNGKVLPKKLNVRSGPSQNYNVVTIVLRDELVDVRGEFNGWLKIAPPKGTRVWISSDYSEILQPARPETAAAPEEEPQPEPVVEEELKEEAGADQSASEAPAFLMSLDKSRKQGVNDEYPGIIRRANPGLYKLVLKTDTFEETICLIRGEINQMEKFLNYPVLLKGRIYWVKGVDVPVMIPTHIIPNPILSE
- a CDS encoding TatD family hydrolase; this encodes MFIDSHVHFDRFEKDGTLDEVLAAAKEAGVLEMIAIGGSAEANERSARLAGEYAGQIFGCAGYDRDEAEKDLDFDALRELLGHPPVKAVGETGLDYYYTADTAEAQKKLFNENLALAVEFEKPVVVHSRDADEDTIDLLRDFSNAWKGDELRRGVLHCFTRDEKFARAVLDLGFYVSFSGIMTFNNAGPLREVVQHVPDDRLLIETDSPYLAPVPMRGNRCEPAFVVHTAEKLAELKGYSLGSVAELTAKNARTLFAL
- a CDS encoding bifunctional folylpolyglutamate synthase/dihydrofolate synthase — its product is MSEPYKKLFLRTAAGIKPGLEVISALLEALDNPHQKLAVIHVAGTNGKGSVCAMIESVLRASGFKTGLYTSPHLIRFSERFRINGEEISEEKLNDYIRALEKTADKVEASTGLRGATFFEISTALAFQYFAAEKVDIAIIETGMGGRWDATNVVIPLLSVITHIDIDHTNFLGNTLEKIAAEKAGIIKPGRPVVSAPQSDAAMGELEKTGVPIIASAEAVSVNRIGAPQKLKIETHSQNLPPINLPLLGGCQRENVGVAVAALEVFSDIVGVELAFKKGLETVEWGARFQTLETEPLIILDGAHNPSAGRALADTLKELYPTRQIGFIVGFLDDKESVEFLRELKPLVSKAWTVGIDAPRGTSAEQAALQCKVAGIDAEARPVAEAWSSAKRWASEANRLVIVTGSLYLKSMLEMKV
- a CDS encoding ComF family protein, with product MTGWLDMLYPRNCIGCGVSAPETFRFICWDCWSDASMVEPPFCALCGDPVAGSVEHDFICYACSAEKPAFDAARSAVRYEGVAGEALRQLKYEHALHLVPDLAQILFNCLQAEFPGLEVDRIVPVPLFHVRRRERGYNQSGELARALGSLLRVKSSAGILRRIRPTATQTNLTAPQRLSNVRNAFETRREQQLAGKRILLVDDVMTTGATVNACAKALKKGGAASVHVLTVARG
- a CDS encoding PEP-CTERM sorting domain-containing protein; the protein is MTTGTASHQFEIGKQASTGNALFMFEFRDPSEVLADTGFSPVQVSIPEPSSITLSALTLIAAFGLRRIFQI
- the aroB gene encoding 3-dehydroquinate synthase; this encodes MLYDVPVNLGDRSYTIHIGAGILDSIGACCADAGLKGKCLIITDENVGGHYAETVFQSLEKSGFAPSVVTLPPGEQTKCGDQVFALYSECIKAGLDRKSFIVALGGGVMGDLAGFVAASFLRGIPFVQVPTSLLAMVDSSVGGKTGINIPEGKNLVGAFYQPELVMADLDTLKTLPPREYAAGLAEIVKYGIIYDAPFFQTLEEHVEKLPDVGNAELLAKMVGRSCEVKAEVVAQDEREGGLRAILNFGHTVGHAIEKVAGYGEYVHGEAVAIGSVYAARASVELSGLPQADADRIEKLFIDLNLPVRAPGLEWAKLRAALAVDKKTIGGMPKFVLASEIGTVTFGNEVPEELMERIWNEMG